The Leucobacter viscericola sequence CGCGGGTGCCGCCACCTCCGCCGCGTTTATTTCGCTCACCAGCGCGATCATGCTGCCCCGGGTTGACCTGCTGCGCACCTTCCAGTTTTGGATCATCGGCGGCGTGGGCGGCGCAGACTGGGAGAGCATCGGCGCCGTGTTGCCGCTGCTCGGAATCGGGGCCCTCGTGTGCATCCTCTGCGCACGAAGCCTCAACTCGCTCGCACTGGGTGACAGCCTCGCGGTCGGACTCGGCGTGCGGGTCGGTCGCGCGCGCCTCGTGTCGTCGCTCGGCGCCGTGATCTTGTGCGGCGCCGCAACGGCGGTTGCCGGACCGATCGGGTTCGTTGGACTCGTGATCCCCCACCTGTGCCGTTTGCTTGTGGGTCCGGATCACCGCTGGCTGCTCCCCTTCTCGGCGATCGTTGGCGCAGCGCTGCTGCTGGCGTCCGATGTTCTCGGGCGCATCGTTGCTCGCCCGGAAGAGATTGAGGTGGGCATCGTCGTGGCGCTGCTCGGTGCACCGTTCTTCATCTGGATCGTGCGGCGACAGAAGGTGCGTGAGCTGTGAGCACGATTGAGCGCGGCACCGCAAAGCGCGGCCCCAAGACCCCAAGCCCCGCGGCACCAACCGCCGCGGCCTCCCACATCCTCCGGGGCCGCCGCCAGCGTCAGCGCCGCCGCACGCTCATTATGCTCGCACTTGTGGTCATCACGCTCGCGGCGTGCATGGCCACCCTCATGCTGGGCCGCACGATTTACAGCCCAGCGGACGTGTTCTCGGTCATCATGGGCGACACCGTACCCGGCGCATCCTTTACCATCGGAGAACTTCGACTCCCCCGCATGGTGCTCGGTGTGCTGGCTGGGTTCGCGTTTGGCGCCGCCGGCTCGACGTTCCAGACCATGCTGCGCAACCCGCTCGCCTCCCCCGACGTCATCGGCATCTCAGCCGGCGCGAGCGCCGCGGCTGTCGTCGGTGTGGTCACCCTCTCACTCAACGAGACCGCGGTTTCGTTCTTGGCCCTGCTCGGCGCACTCGTGACGGCCGGAGCGATCGCGCTGCTGTCGCACCGCGGCGGCTTCTCGGGCATCCGCTTCATTCTGATCGGCATCGGGATCGGCGCGATGCTGCACAGCGTGACCTCGTACGTGCTGTCTCGCGCGTCTGACTGGAACATTCAATCGGCCATGCAGTGGCTCTCGGGCAGCCTCAACGGGGCGAGCTGGGAGCGAGTGCTGCCGCTCCTGCTCGCGTGCGCCGTGTGTGTGCCACTTCTCCTGCTCGGCAGCTCCAGCCTCGGCACGCTTCGCCTGGGCGACGACACTGCGCGCGGGCTAGGTGTGCCTGTGCAGCTAGCGCGCATTGCCCTGATCCTCGCCGCCGTTGTGTTGCTCGCGTTTGCGACCGCAGCCACCGGCCCCATAGCGTTTGTGGCG is a genomic window containing:
- a CDS encoding FecCD family ABC transporter permease — protein: MERGTAKRGPKTPSPAAPTAAASHILRGRRQRQRRRTLIMLALVVITLAACMATLMLGRTIYSPADVFSVIMGDTVPGASFTIGELRLPRMVLGVLAGFAFGAAGSTFQTMLRNPLASPDVIGISAGASAAAVVGVVTLSLNETAVSFLALLGALVTAGAIALLSHRGGFSGIRFILIGIGIGAMLHSVTSYVLSRASDWNIQSAMQWLSGSLNGASWERVLPLLLACAVCVPLLLLGSSSLGTLRLGDDTARGLGVPVQLARIALILAAVVLLAFATAATGPIAFVAFMAGPIAARLVGSSGSLLFPAGCVGALLVIVSDFAGQFLVDTRYPVGVITGVLGAPYLLLLLIRMNRTGSKR
- a CDS encoding iron ABC transporter permease yields the protein MTLLSPPSASPHIDRLRRSALRKSVWIGCGVAVVVVLIVASVVLGAREVSFSDVVSALQGSHDSIGEAAVAKRIPRTVLALLVGAALAMSGTVMQGVTRNPLADPGLLGVSSGASLAVVIGICFFGLAQPMSFMAVAIVGAALAAVFVYAIGSIGRSGATPLRLALAGAATSAAFISLTSAIMLPRVDLLRTFQFWIIGGVGGADWESIGAVLPLLGIGALVCILCARSLNSLALGDSLAVGLGVRVGRARLVSSLGAVILCGAATAVAGPIGFVGLVIPHLCRLLVGPDHRWLLPFSAIVGAALLLASDVLGRIVARPEEIEVGIVVALLGAPFFIWIVRRQKVREL